One stretch of Euphorbia lathyris chromosome 7, ddEupLath1.1, whole genome shotgun sequence DNA includes these proteins:
- the LOC136235983 gene encoding cation/H(+) antiporter 18-like, with translation MASNGSVPGCPKPMKATSDGVFQGENPLEHALPLAIVQIVLVVVLTRLLGLMLKPLRQPRVIAEIIGGILLGPSALGRNTHYLNMIFPAKSITVLDTLANLGLLFFLFLVGLELDLKSLRSVGKQALGIAIAGITLPFVIGIGVSFVLRDTILQGAKTAPLLVFMGVALSITAFPVLARILAELKLLTTDVGRMAMSAAAVNDIAAWILLALAIALSGSGHSPLTSLWVLLSGCGFITLCVLIIPPTFKWMARRCSEGEPVNEMYVCATLATVLAAGFCTDAIGIHALFGAFVVGILMPKDGPFAGALVEKVEDLVSGLFLPLYFVSSGLKTDVATIRGAQSWGLLVLVIATACVGKIAGTVGVSLIFKVPLLDAVTLGFLMNTKGLVELIVLNIGKDRKVLNDQAFAICVLMAIFTTFVTTPVVVAIYKPAKLAIRGDYKHRTIERKNPNTELRIVTCFHSYSNIPTMINVIEASRGTEKRQGLCVYALHLMELSERPSAILMVHKARKNGLPFWNKLQQSETNQVVVAFEAFRQLSHVVIRPMTSISALHNMHEDICSSAERKRAAMIILPFHKHQRLDGSLETTRTEFRWVNKRVLEHAPCSVGILVDRGLGGGAHVAASNVSSNITVLFFGGRDDQEAVAYGARMAEHPGISLTVIQFKPSTELVGEIVRVDIDDDSGSSSEASDRSFLSQIKRTTDESSIRFENRTVNSRTAIIEAVKEFSSCNLFLVGRMPESPVAGVLNVKIECPELGPAGNLLTSHDFVTAASVLVVQHYHSPHSLVHSKGKDDSETETGTETE, from the exons atgGCTTCAAATGGATCGGTACCGGGATGTCCTAAACCCATGAAGGCTACATCTGATGGGGTTTTCCAGGGGGAAAATCCTCTTGAGCATGCACTGCCTCTAGCCATTGTACAGATTGTCCTGGTGGTTGTGCTTACTCGTCTTCTCGGTTTAATGCTAAAGCCATTGCGACAGCCTCGAGTCATTGCTGAGATTATT GGTGGCATATTGCTGGGACCGTCAGCTCTGGGTCGAAATACGCATTATCTGAATATGATTTTTCCTGCAAAAAGCATCACGGTTTTAGATACTTTAGCCAATCTCGGTCTTCTCTTTTTTCTGTTCCTTGTTGGTCTTGAGTTAGACTTAAAATCCCTCCGAAGTGTAGGGAAACAGGCTCTAGGCATTGCTATTGCAGGTATTACCTTACCATTTGTGATAGGAATTGGAGTATCATTTGTCCTCCGTGACACTATCTTGCAGGGTGCAAAGACAGCTCCACTTCTCGTATTCATGGGGGTTGCGCTTTCTATCACTGCTTTCCCTGTGTTAGCTCGTATCTTGGCAGAACTCAAGCTTTTAACCACTGATGTTGGTCGTATGGCAATGTCAGCAGCCGCAGTAAATGACATAGCAGCGTGGATTTTACTTGCTCTCGCCATTGCTCTTTCTGGTTCTGGCCATTCTCCTTTAACATCTTTATGGGTGCTTTTGAGTGGATGCGGATTTATTACCCTTTGTGTACTTATTATTCCTCCCACTTTTAAATGGATGGCACGTCGTTGTAGTGAAGGCGAACCAGTAAATGAGATGTATGTCTGCGCTACTTTAGCTACTGTTTTGGCTGCAGGGTTTTGCACTGATGCTATTGGAATCCATGCCCTCTTTGGTGCTTTTGTGGTCGGCATTCTTATGCCAAAAGACGGTCCATTTGCTGGTGCTCTGGTTGAAAAAGTTGAAGATCTTGTATCTGGTCTTTTTCTTCCATTGTACTTTGTTTCTAGTGGATTGAAGACCGACGTAGCCACAATCCGAGGGGCTCAATCATGGGGATTACTGGTTTTAGTCATAGCTACGGCTTGTGTGGGTAAGATAGCAGGCACAGTAGGTGTGTCTCTCATATTCAAGGTCCCGCTTCTAGACGCAGTAACTCTCGGGTTCCTGATGAACACTAAAGGATTGGTCGAGCTCATTGTACTCAACATTGGTAAAGATCGAAAG GTTCTGAATGATCAAGCATTTGCTATCTGTGTTCTAATGGCTATCTTCACAACCTTTGTAACTACACCTGTAGTTGTAGCAATATACAAGCCAGCTAAACTAGCAATAAGAGGTGATTATAAGCACAGAACTATCGAAAGGAAAAACCCGAATACCGAGCTTCGAATTGTCACCTGTTTCCATAGTTATTCGAACATTCCGACAATGATTAACGTCATTGAAGCTTCACGTGGAACAGAAAAGAGGCAAGGACTCTGTGTTTATGCTCTACACCTTATGGAGCTCTCCGAGAGACCATCCGCAATCCTTATGGTCCATAAGGCAAGAAAAAACGGATTGCCTTTCTGGAATAAGTTGCAGCAATCCGAAACCAATCAAGTAGTTGTTGCTTTTGAAGCTTTCAGACAGCTAAGCCACGTCGTGATTCGTCCGATGACATCAATCTCCGCATTGCATAACATGCACGAGGATATCTGCAGTAGCGCAGAAAGAAAAAGAGCTGCAATGATAATCCTCCCATTCCACAAGCATCAGAGGCTGGATGGTTCATTGGAGACTACTCGGACAGAATTCCGCTGGGTCAATAAAAGAGTACTCGAGCACGCTCCATGCTCAGTTGGCATTTTAGTTGATCGCGGACTTGGAGGAGGCGCACATGTAGCTGCTAGCAATGTTTCCTCCAATATAACCGTGTTATTCTTCGGGGGTCGCGATGATCAGGAAGCAGTTGCTTACGGTGCAAGAATGGCAGAGCACCCTGGAATCAGTTTAACTGTCATACAATTCAAACCAAGCACTGAACTTGTAGGGGAAATCGTAAGAGTCGATATAGACGATGATTCGGGGAGTTCATCCGAAGCATCCGACCGGAGTTTCCTGTCTCAGATAAAGAGGACAACAGATGAATCATCAATTAGGTTTGAAAATAGAACGGTAAATAGCCGTACAGCAATTATTGAAGCAGTGAAAGAGTTCAGCAGCTGTAACTTGTTCTTGGTAGGCCGGATGCCCGAGAGTCCTGTGGCGGGCGTCTTGAACGTAAAGATTGAGTGTCCGGAACTCGGTCCGGCCGGAAACCTGTTGACGTCTCATGATTTTGTGACAGCAGCATCTGTACTGGTTGTGCAGCATTATCATAGTCCACATTCTCTGGTACATAGTAAAGGCAAGGATGATTCAGAAACTGAAACTGGAACTGAAACTGAATAG
- the LOC136201335 gene encoding biogenesis of lysosome-related organelles complex 1 subunit 1, whose protein sequence is MHSPQLPLARPRAASPWEIEKPQPQPGSLEASLVQLVHDHHQKSRHLRENTEKAKKDATMKAVNVAKLLMDAVNGGVQESYINEKRIELEIRAVAVTISRFIGQTNHWLTATHAINSAIKEIGDFENWMKTMEFDCKNINAAICNIHQ, encoded by the exons ATGCATTCACCACAACTTCCATTGGCGCGTCCACGTGCAGCGTCGCCATGGGAGATAGAGAAGCCCCAACCTCAACCAGGAAGCCTCGAAGCTTCTCTCGTCCAACTTGTGCATGATCACCATCAAAAGTCTCGACATCTTCGAGAAAACACTG AGAAGGCAAAGAAAGATGCCACAATGAAGGCAGTGAATGTAGCAAAGCTCTTGATGGATGCAGTAAATGGTGGAGTACAAGAATCTTATATCAATGAGAAAAGAATTGAACTTGAAATTCGAGCTGTAGCTGTTACTATTTCCCGATTCATTGGACAAACCAATCACTGGCTTACTGCTACTCATGCTATCAACTCTGCAATTAAG GAAATTGGAGATTTCGAGAACTGGATGAAGACTATGGAGTTTGATTGTAAAAACATAAATGCAGCAATTTGCAACATTCATCAGTAA